A stretch of the Aegilops tauschii subsp. strangulata cultivar AL8/78 chromosome 4, Aet v6.0, whole genome shotgun sequence genome encodes the following:
- the LOC109770599 gene encoding mannose-6-phosphate isomerase 1 → MASSSTASSSAQLGLGLGLGLGAMGGLGLLLPADREHDPELEPCSPPKGVLRLRGAVQHYEWGSRGDASLVARLAGETEEGRPCAELWMGTHPAAPSSLASDDGGAVSLREWLARNPAALLGRVVTARWDGDLPFLFKVLSVAKPLSIQAHPDRELARALHALRPTTYRDANHKPEMAVAVTEFRALCGFVSVQELKDVLRTVPEVRMLVGKEDVVKLMTAKEHDGGIGVRSYLQSAFTKLMATSKEAVAEAISKLRSRLNGEIKIRTFTEKEQLVLSLEQQYPGDVGVLSAFFFNYVKLRPGEALYIGANEPHAYLSGECVECMATSDNVIRAGLTPKYKDVQTLCSMLTYKQMFPEILQGVLVQPYVIRYTPPFDEFEVDRYLLPQGESVTMLPVPGPSIFLVMTGEGEIQADGMPDEGVAKEGDVFFVPARTEVKLHASGPGCLQLYRAGVNSRFFC, encoded by the exons ATGGCGtcctcctccaccgcctcctcctccgcccaaTTGGGGCTCGGCCTCGGGCTAGGGTTAGGCGCGATGGGTGGCCTGGGGCTCCTCCTCCCCGCCGACCGCGAACACGACCCGGAGCTGGAGCCGTGCTCTCCCCCCAAGGGCGTCCTACGGCTGCGCGGCGCCGTGCAGCACTACGAGTGGGGCAGCCGCGGGGACGCCTCCCTCGTCGCGCGCCTCGCCGGCGAGACAGAGGAGGGCCGCCCCTGCGCCGAGCTCTGGATGGGCACCCACCCGGCTGCCCCGTCGTCGCTAGCATCCGACGACGGCGGCGCGGTCTCGCTCAGGGAGTGGCTGGCGCGCAACCCCGCTGCGCTCCTCGGCCGCGTCGTCACCGCGCGCTGGGACGGCGACCTCCCCTTCCTATTCAAGGTGCTGTCGGTGGCGAAGCCGCTCTCCATCCAGGCGCATCCGGACAGGGAGCTCGCCAGGGCGCTCCACGCGCTGCGCCCTACCACGTACCGCGACGCCAACCACAAGCCTGAAATGGCCGTTGCCGTCACCGAGTTCCGCGCCCTCTGCGGCTTCGTCAGCGTCCAG GAGCTCAAGGATGTTTTGAGGACTGTACCTGAGGTTCGAATGTTAGTTGGCAAAGAAGATGTTGTGAAGCTTATGACTGCCAAAGAGCACGATGGAGGTATTGGAGTAAGGTCATATCTGCAATCAGCTTTTACTAAGCTAATGGCAACAAGCAAAGAAGCAGTTGCTGAAGCAATTTCCAAATTAAGGAGTCGCTTGAATGGGGAGATAAAG ATTAGAACCTTTACAGAGAAGGAGCAACTAGTTTTATCACTAGAGCAGCAGTACCCAGGAGATGTTGGCGTTTTATCAGCATTTTTCTTTAACTATGTTAAGCTCAGACCTGGTGAAGCACTTTACATTGGTGCCAACGAACCACATGCATATCTATCAGGAGAGTGTGTTGAATGTATGGCTACCTCAGACAATGTAATTCGTGCTGGTCTGACTCCTAAGTACAAAGATGTCCAAACTCTTTGCTCCATGCTGACATACAAGCAG ATGTTCCCCGAAATTTTGCAAGGTGTTCTGGTTCAGCCATATGTAATTCGTTATACACCCCCATTCGATGAGTTTGAAGTTGATCGCTACTTACTACCTCAAGGTGAATCGGTTACCATGTTACCAGTGCCTGGCCCATCCATCTTCCTCGTCATGACTGGGGAGGGCGAGATCCAGGCTGATGGCATGCCTGACGAAGGAGTAGCAAAAGAAGGGGATGTTTTCTTTGTGCCGGCACGCACGGAGGTGAAGCTTCACGCTTCTGGCCCTGGGTGCTTGCAGCTGTACAGAGCCGGAGTAAACAGCAGATTCTTCTGTTGA